The Anopheles moucheti chromosome 3, idAnoMoucSN_F20_07, whole genome shotgun sequence genome contains the following window.
agTTTGACGCTTCTTGGCTCTGTAAATTGCCTGTCGTTTTCTAGCCAATCTTGCCTTACGTTCAAATGGCGTTTCTTCTGGTGGAGTGGGAAATTTTGCAGCGAACTCTACTTGGATAGTATCTCCCGTATCTTGTTTTGGTTCCTcatgctgttgctggtgatgCTCTCCAAATATGGTCTGTGATGCTGGTAAAACTGCTACTATAGCATGATCAACTGTTGCTCTTCCAGAAAAAACAATCGATTCAATTCGCTCCCGGGCTCTGTAAACTGTCGATCGTTTTCTTGCGAGCCTTGCCTTCTTTTCCTCAATTGTTTCCGCCTCTGGGGTAGGGTATCTTGCAGCGACTGCAAATTCCATTGCGGATATGTTTCTGCGAATTTCATCGGAAATTGCTGTAGACGTAGATGGTACACACGAATATGCATATAAATAACTTATGGACATCACCAGATAAATAACTTTTGCAGTCCCGAGTCAAAAACTGGTCCTGGTAAATCCACATAATGTTATTAACGGTAATAGGGGTACCAAATCTTCTCTTCATGCCTAACCAGTTACAGAAACGCTCAGTTATAATCATATGCGTTAAAAAGTAACGCTCGGTGTTTCGACCCATTATGTCTTCCTTCATTCGTGCACTGTTCGCGGTTGGACCGATATTGTTCGGTTCATGATTGATTGGATTATTTGGGGGGTAAACCGCGTTCTATGGATGTACCAAGAGCAGTTTTTATTACTGAGTTTCAATAGCTCAATAGTTCTTTGTCAGGATATGTGGAGAACGAATTGAATACTTCTTCTCGGGCAAAGTTTAAGCTGTCTACGTGAACAGTACATCAGTATTACAAGGAAATGTCAAGAAATCTTCTGTATTTTTAGCAGCCTCGTGGTACAGCAGTGCCGGTGCAGTTTgtacaaatacaaatacaaatacaacaaGACCTTAACACCTCCTATCCGAACAGTTTCCCCGTACCTACAACTGACGAACCAACTACAGGTCAATATGCAGGAAATCGAGGCAAAAGCATACCACGACCTCTGATGTTGTTTACACAATAAAAGAATATCTAATGATCACCATCACAAATCCAGTTAACACGTTCAACGCCGTATCAAAAATCGCAATAGTTACCGTGGGACCGCTGTCAAGGCTTACTTGGGTTACTTGCTTTGTATAGAACATCACCCATTTTTGCTACGTGTTACGGCCAGGCGGTAACCATTGGCATCACCCAAATTTGGGTGATGAggcgctgaacgtgttaaacGACAAGATACGCAAACTCATCGTCGCTATCAGGAAACACATGTTTCGTGTATAGCTCGGTGCAACAATTAATGAcaactgttgttgctgtccgGCTGTTTATATAACCTTTTAGGACCAACTCCCTATGATCACTGCTACGATGATACTTTTGCAACGTACATCTATTGATTTTGCACTTCTTCGTGAATGGAATATGTTGCAACTTAAAGTCTCAAAACGTCAAATTTGGTGATCGGGACTAGCCAACGAGATGGGCCGAAGTAGGTTCATTAGTGTTAGTTGTAGCTAGTAATGAATATATTGTAAGCAAATAGAAATATAGGCTTCCGTAGTGAGATTTAAATCATTAATTCACTCTGAATCATTATGCACATCACTGCACGCAACTTACTAGTGCAAAGTCTCATAAATGCTCGCTTTGCCGAGACGAGTGCCATGAGGTTGCACAGTGCCCCGTGTACCGGAAACTCCAAAAGGAGCAAAGTAAGACGGTAGCCGAGTACGCGACTCTTCCTGCGATGTCCTCAAAGGTGCAAACGTCGCTAATACTTTTGCGGCATGTGACCAGTGAGGATGGAAACAATGCATCATTCTCGGCTGTCTGAAAACACAGATGGCCATCAGACCAATAAAGAACAGGAGAGTCATTTATAAAAAAGTGCAACGGAAGGTCTCAAAAGCAAATAAGAAACCTTTGGCAACACAGGATCTCTGTACGCTGCACCTTCTACCCCCGATCCTCGTCCAAGGAAACGCAAGACAAAGTGATACCCTGGAAATGAGGTCTCTTTGGAAGACTTGGCTTTTTCCCGAGAATCCTAGTGCCTTCCCTTTCCAAGATCCTGAAGTCTTTCCTCTTGACCCCGAACCTCCCGCATCCTTTGCAAACTGATCGCAACTTTGGCCCTTCCTCACCTAAAGGGGGATGATTAAACATTGACTGGCGCAATGGCCGTGCCCAAGTATGATGGTCCGCCTGGACGGTTAGTCTTCCAATGGCCGCCAACATACAATGGAACTGCAGAAGTTTGTCGAGAAAATCATTAGTACGCAAACACAATTGTGATGTGCGTTCGTGCGTTCCTGATGCAAATGATGTCCTGACTGCTGTCGAATAATTTCGCATTAGatgcacatctacagcgtatCAATCTGGCGTGGCTGTGGTAATCGAAAGTGTGTGGCTGTGCACGAGTGCAGTCGTGGGCATCGGCAGAATCGCGGATACACTGGAACGAGATGTTTTGGCTGGTAAGAACCTGAGATACATGAGGCTTATCTTCCGCTTCGCCAGGGACAACGGTCTTCTTTGAATTCCATCCTTATTCCCACGTGTATCCTTTCATTCCccatcctttttttcattcgttgtGTGGTCCttgtaaatgatttttttgtagTGCCATTATCAAGCCGGGAGGCAGactactattattattattataatccCCTCCCCGCAGGCATACTTCAATGCAAGGACATGATATCACAATGGCATCGCAGCTTACCACAATACCATTACAACGGTACAAAGTGTAGTACGATCCAAAAGAGTCGACGCACACTGGGAAGGATTTTGAGAACAgcaccatgtttgttttgaacCGAAGAAATATGTACTGtatttattgaattaaatattcttaatttaatgaaaaatacagTAAATGCTGCAAAAAATCGTCGTATGGTTGTCGCTGTGATGTCTGATTAGTGGTTGATCTACTGTTTCAGAATTTCCTATGATAGTTTCCAACTACCCTTTGAACGAATGGGTCAAAACGATCTTGTAGTATAAGGCAGAATATTTTGTAGGCGGTATTGCTACACTTATCGAGCTTATCTACCCCCGAGCTTATCTATCTCTATCAATTCTTATTCCACTTCACTAACCCATGCTTCAGTAATAATTATCAATTtattaatcaattaattattaattgcaCAATTGCACAAATTGTCCGCACAATTGTCTAGCACAATTGTCCGCCGAAAGTGgattaacaaataaaaaaaaaacaaagacatTTCAAATAGAcatagtgttttgttttgtccagTCTGTATCTATTTGTTGTCTATTTTGTTGCAGACCAAACCCGATCAACGTTCGACAAGATCGCGGTCTGAACCTCATCGAAAACGAAAAGCAATAGGACTACCAAGGAAAACACATACCACCACACACATCAATCAATATAACAAGAGAAGCAAATTGAAGTAGCCAAGTTGGCGAAACAACGACATGGACAATTCACAGCAAACATCAGAACATCTACAACATCTTCGCCAACAATGGCACCAACAAACCCAACAATAGCACAACACACAATCAAAACCgagcataaataataaaatttgtgCCAGAAACTTCGAGGGTGGTGCTATACACGCGAAAatactttaattttaaattctgCCGTTAGATTATCTACATTAGTGTCCACGTGAGGCCGTACCTGtatttttcatatcaaaattaTATCTTGTCTCATGGTTTATAATTAtgtctacaaaaaaaaaaccctaattTGCACCTACAACCCATACATAAACTCTTTACGTGCAGAATGTAGAATAAAAGTAATTCCGTTTACCCGAAAATGCCTCGGGACCAAATAGATAAACGGATAAAACTTACTTGAATCACAGTCGTATTCCTCACTTTCTTCTGCTTTTGGTTCAGTTTTGATAGCAGTTTCTTCTATCACGGAAAGCGGATCCTGAGCTGTTACGCGTGTTTCACCGatttctatttcatctttCACTGCACTGAATTTCCAAGAGCTTGCCTTGGGAATTTCTGTTTTCGGTTCTTTGATGCACTCATCGAGAGGCTCTTGTTTTATCTCAACTAATGCCATCACCGGTTGCTATTAAagagaaacaagaaaaatatcAAGAATCGACACACATAAAATTGGAAATACGTGATCACCTACCGGAATTAgagttctttttgttttgattgtacAATGCTGTTTCAATGAATCATCCATGGTTAGAGGTAACAAAACGACAAAATCCTGCGTCACAGAAAAGGTTGTGGTTTTCTTGGTAAACTTACAGCGTTACTTAATTCGTCTCATTTGCTTTACAGAAAGAGCATGGCAACAACTTCCTATCATTAACAAAAGCGTGGGTTGCTTAGAAGAGATttgtttgtatgaaattttCTTTGTATCACGACACAATCACGAACAACGTCTGATACGGTTGGTTTTTCATAacgttttaaattgtttatcatACGATACCCTGGCGGcacaattgtacgaataggCTAGCTGTCAAACCGATCAGCCTATGCTTCCCGTATGTAGATATGTGCGTGGTCGCGAGCGTGTGTATCACCCAGCTCGTCATCGTATCATTGGCTTGTGTGGCTTTGTAccttgcgttgtttggctacAGGTTTCACTCTACGTTCGTGCCAAGtagttgcagtttgtgaaaagtttatcaaagagAACAGAACAACTGACCAAAGATTGTGCAAGGAATATACACCTTCAAGTAAGTACTTATTACATACATTAGCTGgaactgttgaaaaagttaCAGTTTCTATTCAACATGTACCATAACTATATTTCCAGATGGCACAGAAGGGACACACTGCAGGAACCAGCAGCAATCGCAGGAAGACGATATCGACACACGGACAAacatcgaggacgaggacaatgcaatactggaagtagatgatcattccggtaggcatcatcatcatcatcctgcgttcatCGTGATAGGATGTTCCGATCGTGTGTTCCAGTTTCGGTCAGAATGCCTGACTAGAactattttaaagattgtgcggtaatgtattgtaatataaaaacattgtagtgaaataaaaattgtaaacaaaaaaaaacaataaaaaatttttaattaatatttaataaccttgagaaataataatcattatgaACCTTGGGGGAAGCATCCGAACTGTCAATCTGAATTGTACGGAtagatcttcttcttcgtacccctaatcgtacaattgcaattgctctaACCGCCCAGATCGCAAATGTCActgaaaagacgtcttttggCGGTCTTACCGCCCGCCGTTAGACCGCCGAAAGACGTCTTTTTAACGAGGGTTTAGAccgattttgacatttgccgcagccaaaaaattggcaacgctgccaaaaacaaaattttcagctcCATCTCCCCTTCCCCTCTCACCCTTCCctcttggttgtttttttcttctatgcatccctcaatcattttaccgtctatatttagaatcgaactcgtattgcGTGTGTCTCAATCTTCAgtatgttatgtatttgtcttttacgtctgtgttgagTTGGGGGTTAAAatagggctataaaagcacccatgatggagtcaagcgatatatgcactgctgtgtatgtcttcgtcatgaatttgcgctagatgcaccaaattgatggtgcaataaaaggtcggtatgtattttggtttcgttgaagctTCAGCCTCAGAGAAAAGTGTTTCCTGGATTGAAtggaggtataaatagtctgtatttaacattcattttcagacactgattccagtagaacagcatcatcattagcgtcatgagtttgtctcgacttgttttcgtgtgatcGTAGCGTAAACTAATGTAAATACATTAGAGGAGCAAATATTATGTAGCAAGAGTTCTGCTTGGAACCAAACgtgcgataataatttaactttcacgacgaagaatatcacatgcacattcataggtcggatgcggtgatgaaaattgtaacctATTTTAACCACTGCGagatggcactggagctgttgtgcgatgtaaaaggatcatctaaaggttaaggaccctcttctagtacaagatggacctgtatcatggtaaaaaagcacattcatttctttcattcctttggttctgccggcagcatgatcatgacggtggtaccggttgcacgaacatgacggtgataaaGAAGCGAATAAGGCTTTATTCGCAATGGCAGAagatgcagaagactcctcactgttattttcaacatgtaaacaactgcatttcatataaatgcagataaaactcgttcgtttctgcagcggcttctctcatgttgtttacgtgagcttcttcttcttcttcttggtgaaggtgtgacaaccaatatgctgcccaaggtaccaacatcaacaatagcaatgcccccgaaggtgggctataacttgcaaaatgttgaaaaatcgtctaaatgttaataaaacgtagttgtaaaattagttaaaatcttcttaaagtcatataagataaaattgctgaccataatgcagtaaaaatgccttaaaacacgtgcactcttgaactctgtagcgtaaatcgacaatgttagtccgtcctgctgtcttttgcattttGGGCGGTGCGCTATCAGTACAATTGTGCTGCCAGGGTAGCCGGTTTTCTCCGACGCAAGACTGACAGTTGCAGTTTATTTTGGCAATGATTGTTAAGGCGCGTGTACACGAAGCCAAAAGGCACATCCGCGCGTAGCAAAATTGCAAATTAGTACTAAATGGCTTGGGAAATGTATTTATGGAAATATTTTATCCATCGCAATTATCAGTTTCTTCTTGATAATTATTAATAACTGgctttaaagtattttttaaaaactgtaTTTAACATGCTTCGGAttaaaaaacatcaaactAACATTTGCTTCGTCTTGTATAATTTGTGTAATACCTCTCGTTTAGAAGTTTAAGTATTTATTGGCGAATACTAACTAGTAAACTGTAgtaattgatttcttcaattttctCTTGATTCCAATTAATTGTAATTCAGGAAATACTAACGTGTCGACTTACGTTACTAGGAAATATGtgaaatgtcattttttgtcagatccgcgtaagtcgaaaaCCGCGTAACTCGGGTGTTGACTGTATATGATTGGTGaatcaaaattttatttccaacTTATGCGAGAAAATGGTTAAAACACGCTAGAAAGAAACAACCAGGTTCAGTCTGAGCAGGGACTAACTCTTAGTCCGTTTAAGTCGTCCGCAAGCACAGAGGGGAGGCGTGTTAGTTACAAATTGAGACGGactgatggcgttgatgcatCCGCCAGAAAGACCGGGATTATGGATTGATATACGACAATCGTCCGTGAGAGATGAAGAGAAGTTATGTGACAATCCAAGATGACCAAGCGGTTGCAACAcctgataagtaagtaagtatttAACTTTAATTACCATACTATATTTATTCATCAATTACATTTACAGTATAGTCCATCTGTCTTATGTAACATGTATATGTCGTCTTAAGAATAGAAATTCATTGCATTACATTGTAATGCTTATTTGTATATTATTCGCCGTACAACCCACTTTCTGGCGTTTAACATACGATATTGTTATTGCTGTAATCTtctccaatttttttttaatgtacacACTGTCTTTCACTAACAGTCATCTTTGAAAATTCACGTACTCTTGTAATCGTAACGTTAATGTACTACCCTTCCAACTACACTGagttaaaaaatcaaattaagagCTCCGTTGAAATGGTTCTCAACGTCCTGCGCAGACATCAACCTTTTGAAGCGTTTCGCCATGCTTTGCATGTTTTTGTCAGTGGAATTCCTCCAGCTTATCCAACTTCCAGCTTCCTTGGATTTGTTATCTGAAATTATTGAATTGGACCTAGCTTCGAGAAAATCTTTGTACAGTTGCTGAAATTCTCACAGTTGATCGAGGGTTTAGtgaaatgataatgataatctTGGGAACAATTTGTTGTTCAGCAAATATTTTTTGACAAATTATTTAAGCGCTGGTGTCAGTGAAACTGTTGAACACGATGCATAATTCAGTAGAGATGTTGAAGTATTAGATTTACTAGCATCAGGATAAGTCAACGAACGCCTTTCGCCAACAACATAATATGTAACGGAATTTCTGTACCACAAATTGAAACACGCTATGTGTAACTGATGTAATATAAGCGAATCCAACAattaaaatgaacaaaattcAAATACAGTTTGTAACACTACGACTAATGCTAAAACTATGAATATACTACGAAATTAAATATCAAAAAACTAAATTATCAACTACCTCTATGTTTCTGATGGCAGGAAGTCATTTTTGTTGCAACTATATGGATACGACTCTTTGCGTGTTTCAGTTTTAGTTTAAGAAAATCGGCGACATATTTTGGCGTCGGCACAACCGTTTCGTTAGAACCTATTCTCCTAAACATATCTATGACATTCGTAAATTTTCTTAACTCCACTTTAGGTACATTTGTCCTACTGCAACCCGTCCAAGttatgtttgcaaaaaaaggtTTGCTAAACAGCAAATCAATCGCCTGGTGCAGACGATTATTTACATCCTTgcaaaatatttgatttttcaaAAAGTTATACACTTCTTGTTTATACTCCTCATCTTTCATTAAAAGGTTTTCGAAACTCTCTAACTCTGCTTCATTCTCCATTGCTCCTAACATAAAGTTCGTCCGAGGAATTAGCCCTTCTCTCGGAATGCTTTCTACAACGCGTTCCTCTTGTctatttgtttgcctttttcggGAAGTGTAGCGTAGTGCGGCGTTCAATTTAGCCGCTAATTGCTTTTTTAACAAAGCGTTTTCTCCCTCCAACTGTTTCAACCTATGTTCGCTTTGCCGCAACAGCTCTTTGTGGTTGCAGCACTTTCCGTTTGAGAAATTTGGGGTTACGTTTGCTAAAACCGATCAAACATATTATAAAAAAGCTGATAGATAACAATCAtacaattttgtttcaataatTTTACCTTTTTCATCAATGTGCAGCGGCGTTGGAGACGTGGGTACTACTACTTTCACTGGTTCAGATTTTGTCTTTGTGGTCAACTTGCCAGTTTCTGGAATATAAATgtacaatatatatatattatagcATATCTTGATGTAGCATATACATAATGTAATAGGTAAAATTCTTAAAATAATTTGTACATACTAACCAGTAGGTATTAGGACACCAGTGCTATCACTTCCGGGTAACGACGGTATAGCCACGATTCGATAATTAAGATCTATAAAAAAGAAGTACACATTAAATGTAATGTATTTTACAATGTAACATTGCACTATACTATACGCACTATGCGGTAGATCGAACACTGGAACTCTGACGAGATTCACATTTGACGATGAGGCGGAAATGGGGCTAACGATGTTCGAGGCAATGGTGATTTGAttgatgttattgttttgaGGTAACATAAAACTCTgttgaagagaaaaaaa
Protein-coding sequences here:
- the LOC128302796 gene encoding uncharacterized protein LOC128302796; translation: MGDPLNQHGRKKLTPSRSVRMKEEPEPDLEPEIEFLRLASSWDSSIRDPLNDEIAIGETVMANEDPFMILQEFAIKTEPDADTEDCDYAVESSPKKKKKSDDAKLAYKSTDKKNQSVSSFMLPQNNNINQITIASNIVSPISASSSNVNLVRVPVFDLPHNLNYRIVAIPSLPGSDSTGVLIPTETGKLTTKTKSEPVKVVVPTSPTPLHIDEKANVTPNFSNGKCCNHKELLRQSEHRLKQLEGENALLKKQLAAKLNAALRYTSRKRQTNRQEERVVESIPREGLIPRTNFMLGAMENEAELESFENLLMKDEEYKQEVYNFLKNQIFCKDVNNRLHQAIDLLFSKPFFANITWTGCSRTNVPKVELRKFTNVIDMFRRIGSNETVVPTPKYVADFLKLKLKHAKSRIHIVATKMTSCHQKHRGS